In Odocoileus virginianus isolate 20LAN1187 ecotype Illinois chromosome 5, Ovbor_1.2, whole genome shotgun sequence, a single window of DNA contains:
- the ARHGEF2 gene encoding rho guanine nucleotide exchange factor 2 isoform X2, with protein sequence MRRRGKNKEGEAFHAVPLRRSGAFRAHSHKYDPFKRHSWGPGRELQDPLSRNKLQASGCTGPEEPSLLRSQEELDPFLELQHQGGQSSCVDHSDILFLLDSVLDQGSSQPPAGPLDHSGTGMLSKSVSMSGINCFLGCSDPAGNLSQSSAADLSQSCSQLEGGSGTWAGSSLRRTLSFILGMTGKAKTREKEKMKEAKDARYTNGHLFTTISVSGMTMCYACNKSITAKEALICPTCNVTIHNRCKDTLANCTKVKQKQQKAALLKNNTALQSVSLRSKTTTRERPSSAIYPSDIRQSLLGSRRGRSSLSLAKSVSTTNIAGHFNDESPLGLRRILSQSTDSLNMRNRTLSVESLIDEGAEVIYNELMSDFEMDEKDFSADSWSLAVDSSFLQQHKKEVMKQQDVIYELIQTELHHVRTLKIMTRLFRTGMLEELQLEPAVVQGLFPCVDELTDIHTRFLSQLLDRRRQALCPGSTRNFVIHRLGDLLISQFSGPSAEQMRKTYSEFCSRHTKALKLYKELYARDKRFQQFIRKVTRSAVLKRHGVQECILLVTQRITKYPVLINRILQHSHGMEEERQDLTTALGLVKELLSNVDQDVHELEKGARLQEIYNRMDPRAQAPVPGKGPFGREELLRRKLIHDGCLLWKTATGRFKDVLMLLMTDVLVFLQEKDQKYIFPVLDKPSVVSLQNLIVRDIANQEKGMFLISAAPPEMYEVHTASRDDRSTWIRVIQQSVRVCPSREDFPLIETEDEAYLRRIKMELQQKDRALVELLQEKVGLFAEMTHFQVEEDGGSGLPLPTLPRGLFRSESLESPRGERLLQDAIREVEGLKDLLVGAGVELLLTPREPSLPVEPDSGGNTSPGVTANGEARTFNGSIELCRADSDSSQKDRNGNQLRSPQEEALQRLVNLYGLLHGLQAAVAQQDTLMEARFPEGPERREKLTRANSRDGEAGRVGGVPAAPEKQATELALLQRQHALLQEELRRCRRLGEERATEAGSLEARLRESEQARALLEREAEEARRQLAALGHTEPPLVAEAPWARRPLDPRRRSLPAGDALYLSFTPPQPSRGHDRLDLPVTIRSVHRPFEDRERQELGSPDERLQDSSDPDTGSEEEGSSRLSPPHSPRDFTRMQDIPEETESRDGEPVASES encoded by the exons GATCAGGGTTCCAGTCAGCCACCAGCTGGCCCTTTGGACCACTCAGGCACTGGTATGCTTTCCAAGTCTGTATCCATGAGTGGCATCAATTGCTTCTTGGGCTGCTCAGACCCAGCTG GGAATTTGTCCCAGTCTTCTGCTGCTGACCTCAGCCAAAG cTGCAGCCAACTGGAAGGGGGCTCAGGTACCTGGGCAGGCTCCTCCCTGCGACGGACACTCAGCTTCATCTTGGGCATGACTGGGAAGGCCAAG ACCCGGGAAAAGGAGAAGATGAAGGAAGCCAAGGACGCCCGCTACACCAATGGGCACCTCTTCACCACCATCTCCGTTTCGGGCATGACCATGTGCTATGCCTGTAACAAGAGCATCACAGCCAAGGAAGCCCTCATCTGTCCAA CCTGCAATGTGACTATCCACAACCGCTGTAAAGACACCCTCGCCAACTGTACCAAGGTCAAGCAGAAG CAACAGAAAGCTGCCCTGCTGAAGAACAACACTGCCTTGCAGTCCGTCTCACTTCGCAGTAAGA CTACCACTCGGGAGCGGCCCAGCTCAGCCATCTACCCCTCCGACATCCGGCAGTCCCTGCTCGGCTCCCGCCGTGGCCGCTCCTCGTTGTCTTTAGCCAAAAGCGTCTCCACCACCAACATTGCTGG ACACTTCAATGACGAGTCTCCCCTGGGGCTGCGCCGGATCCTCTCACAGTCCACGGACTCCCTCAACATGCGGAACCGGACACTGTCGGTGGAGTCCCTCATCGACGAAG GTGCTGAGGTGATCTACAACGAGCTGATGAGTGACTTTGAGATGGATGAGAAGGACTTTTCAGCTGATTCCTGGAGCCTTGCGGTGGATAGCAGCTTCTTGCAGCAGCATAAAAAGGAGGTGATGAAGCAGCAGGATGTCATCTATG AGCTGATCCAGACAGAGCTACACCACGTGCGGACACTGAAGATCATGACCCGCCTCTTCCGCACGGGCATGCTGGAAGAGCTGCAGCTGGAGCCGGCAGTGGTCCAGGGCCTGTTCCCCTGTGTGGACGAGCTCACTGACATCCACACACGCTTCCTCAGCCAGCTGCTGGATCGCCGGCGCCAGGCCCTGTGCCCCGGCAGCACCCGGAACTTCGTCATCCATCGCTTGGGGGACCTACTCATCAGCCAG TTCTCAGGTCCCAGTGCAGAGCAGATGCGGAAGACCTACTCAGAATTCTGTAGCCGCCACACCAAGGCCTTAAAACTCTATAAGGAGCTGTATGCCCGAGACAAACGCTTCCAGCAGTTCATCCGG AAAGTGACCCGCTCGGCGGTGCTGAAGCGGCATGGGGTGCAAGAGTGCATTCTGCTAGTGACTCAGCGCATCACCAAGTACCCGGTGCTCATCAACCGCATCCTGCAGCATTCCCACG ggatggaggaggagcGCCAGGACCTGACCACGGCCCTGGGGCTGGTGAAGGAGCTGCTGTCCAACGTAGATCAGGATGTGCATGAGCTGGAGAAAGGGGCCCGCCTGCAGGAGATCTACAACCGCATGGACCCTCGGGCCCAGGCCCCGGTTCCTGGCAAGGGCCCCTTTGGCCGAGAGGAGCTCCTGCGGCGCAAGCTCATCCACGATGGTTGCCTGCTCTGGAAGACGGCGACCGGACGCTTCAAAG ATGTGCTCATGCTGCTGATGACAGATGTGCTGGTGTTTCTCCAAGAGAAGGACCAGAAGTACATCTTTCCTGTCCTG GACAAGCCCTCGGTGGTGTCACTGCAGAATCTCATCGTCCGGGACATCGCCAACCAGGAGAAAGGGATGTTTCTGATCAGTGCGGCACCCCCGGAGATGTACGAGGTCCACACGGCATCCCGGGATGACCGGAGCACCTGGATCCGCGTCATTCAGCAGAGTGTgcgagt ATGCCCATCCAGGGAGGACTTCCCCCTGAttgagacagaggatgaggcttACCTCCGACGTATCAAGA TGGAGCTGCAGCAGAAAGACCGGGCGCTGGTGGAGCTGCTGCAGGAGAAGGTTGGGCTATTTGCCGAGATGACCCACTTCCAGGTGGAAGAGGATGGCGGCAGCGGGTtgcccctgcccaccctgcccagggGCCTCTTCCGCTCTGAGTCCCTTGAATCCCCTCGTGGTGAGCGGCTACTGCAGGACGCCATCCGTGAAG TGGAGGGCCTGAAAGACCTGCTGGTAGGGGCTGGAGTGGAGCTGCTCTTGACACCCCGGGAACCATCCTTGCCTGTGGAACCAGATAGCGGTGGTAACACGAGTCCTGGAGTCACTGCCA ATGGTGAGGCCAGAACCTTCAATGGATCCATTGAGCTCTGCAGAGCCGACTCAGACTCCAGCCAGAAG GATCGAAATGGAAATCAGCTGAGATCTCCCCAGGAG gaagCATTGCAACGATTGGTCAATCTCTATGGACTTCTGCATGGCCTACAG GCGGCTGTGGCCCAGCAGGACACTTTGATGGAAGCCCGGTTCCCTGAGGGCCCCGAGCGGCGGGAGAAGCTGACCAGAGCCAATTCCCGGGATGGGGAGGCTGGCAGAGTCGGGGGTGTCCCTGCGGCTCCTGAAAAGCAGGCTACGGAACTGGCACTCCTGCAGCGGCAGCACGCGCTGTTGCAGGAGGAGCTGCGGCGCTGCCGGCGGCTCGGCGAGGAGCGTGCGACCGAGGCCGGCAGCCTAGAAGCCCGGCTCCGGGAGAGCGAGCAGGCCCGCGCCCTGCTGGAGCGGGAGGCTGAGGAGGCTCGCAGGCAGCTGGCCGCCTTGGGCCACACAGAACCCCCACTCGTGGCTGAGGCCCCCTGGGCCCGCCGGCCTCTGGATCCGCGGCGTCGGAGCCTCCCTGCTGGCGATGCCCTGTACTTGAGTTTCACACCCCCACAA CCCAGCCGAGGCCACGACCGCCTGGATTTGCCTGTGACTATTCGCTCCGTCCATCGACCCTTTGAGGATCGAGAGAGGCAGGAGCTGGGCAGCCCCGACGAACGGCTGCAAGATAGCAGTGACCCTGACACTGGCAGCGAAGAGGAGGGTAGCAGCCGTCTGTCTCCACCCCATAGTCCGCGAG ATTTCACCCGAATGCAGGACATCCCGGAAGAGACTGAGAGCCGAGATGGGGAGCCTGTAGCTTCCGAGAGCTAA
- the ARHGEF2 gene encoding rho guanine nucleotide exchange factor 2 isoform X1: MRRRGKNKEGEAFHAVPLRRSGAFRAHSHKYDPFKRHSWGPGRELQDPLSRNKLQASGCTGPEEPSLLRSQEELDPFLELQHQGGQSSCVDHSDILFLLDSVLDQGSSQPPAGPLDHSGTGMLSKSVSMSGINCFLGCSDPAGNLSQSSAADLSQSCSQLEGGSGTWAGSSLRRTLSFILGMTGKAKTREKEKMKEAKDARYTNGHLFTTISVSGMTMCYACNKSITAKEALICPTCNVTIHNRCKDTLANCTKVKQKQQKAALLKNNTALQSVSLRSKTTTRERPSSAIYPSDIRQSLLGSRRGRSSLSLAKSVSTTNIAGHFNDESPLGLRRILSQSTDSLNMRNRTLSVESLIDEGAEVIYNELMSDFEMDEKDFSADSWSLAVDSSFLQQHKKEVMKQQDVIYELIQTELHHVRTLKIMTRLFRTGMLEELQLEPAVVQGLFPCVDELTDIHTRFLSQLLDRRRQALCPGSTRNFVIHRLGDLLISQFSGPSAEQMRKTYSEFCSRHTKALKLYKELYARDKRFQQFIRKVTRSAVLKRHGVQECILLVTQRITKYPVLINRILQHSHGMEEERQDLTTALGLVKELLSNVDQDVHELEKGARLQEIYNRMDPRAQAPVPGKGPFGREELLRRKLIHDGCLLWKTATGRFKDVLMLLMTDVLVFLQEKDQKYIFPVLDKPSVVSLQNLIVRDIANQEKGMFLISAAPPEMYEVHTASRDDRSTWIRVIQQSVRVCPSREDFPLIETEDEAYLRRIKMELQQKDRALVELLQEKVGLFAEMTHFQVEEDGGSGLPLPTLPRGLFRSESLESPRGERLLQDAIREVEGLKDLLVGAGVELLLTPREPSLPVEPDSGGNTSPGVTAIDGEARTFNGSIELCRADSDSSQKDRNGNQLRSPQEEALQRLVNLYGLLHGLQAAVAQQDTLMEARFPEGPERREKLTRANSRDGEAGRVGGVPAAPEKQATELALLQRQHALLQEELRRCRRLGEERATEAGSLEARLRESEQARALLEREAEEARRQLAALGHTEPPLVAEAPWARRPLDPRRRSLPAGDALYLSFTPPQPSRGHDRLDLPVTIRSVHRPFEDRERQELGSPDERLQDSSDPDTGSEEEGSSRLSPPHSPRDFTRMQDIPEETESRDGEPVASES, translated from the exons GATCAGGGTTCCAGTCAGCCACCAGCTGGCCCTTTGGACCACTCAGGCACTGGTATGCTTTCCAAGTCTGTATCCATGAGTGGCATCAATTGCTTCTTGGGCTGCTCAGACCCAGCTG GGAATTTGTCCCAGTCTTCTGCTGCTGACCTCAGCCAAAG cTGCAGCCAACTGGAAGGGGGCTCAGGTACCTGGGCAGGCTCCTCCCTGCGACGGACACTCAGCTTCATCTTGGGCATGACTGGGAAGGCCAAG ACCCGGGAAAAGGAGAAGATGAAGGAAGCCAAGGACGCCCGCTACACCAATGGGCACCTCTTCACCACCATCTCCGTTTCGGGCATGACCATGTGCTATGCCTGTAACAAGAGCATCACAGCCAAGGAAGCCCTCATCTGTCCAA CCTGCAATGTGACTATCCACAACCGCTGTAAAGACACCCTCGCCAACTGTACCAAGGTCAAGCAGAAG CAACAGAAAGCTGCCCTGCTGAAGAACAACACTGCCTTGCAGTCCGTCTCACTTCGCAGTAAGA CTACCACTCGGGAGCGGCCCAGCTCAGCCATCTACCCCTCCGACATCCGGCAGTCCCTGCTCGGCTCCCGCCGTGGCCGCTCCTCGTTGTCTTTAGCCAAAAGCGTCTCCACCACCAACATTGCTGG ACACTTCAATGACGAGTCTCCCCTGGGGCTGCGCCGGATCCTCTCACAGTCCACGGACTCCCTCAACATGCGGAACCGGACACTGTCGGTGGAGTCCCTCATCGACGAAG GTGCTGAGGTGATCTACAACGAGCTGATGAGTGACTTTGAGATGGATGAGAAGGACTTTTCAGCTGATTCCTGGAGCCTTGCGGTGGATAGCAGCTTCTTGCAGCAGCATAAAAAGGAGGTGATGAAGCAGCAGGATGTCATCTATG AGCTGATCCAGACAGAGCTACACCACGTGCGGACACTGAAGATCATGACCCGCCTCTTCCGCACGGGCATGCTGGAAGAGCTGCAGCTGGAGCCGGCAGTGGTCCAGGGCCTGTTCCCCTGTGTGGACGAGCTCACTGACATCCACACACGCTTCCTCAGCCAGCTGCTGGATCGCCGGCGCCAGGCCCTGTGCCCCGGCAGCACCCGGAACTTCGTCATCCATCGCTTGGGGGACCTACTCATCAGCCAG TTCTCAGGTCCCAGTGCAGAGCAGATGCGGAAGACCTACTCAGAATTCTGTAGCCGCCACACCAAGGCCTTAAAACTCTATAAGGAGCTGTATGCCCGAGACAAACGCTTCCAGCAGTTCATCCGG AAAGTGACCCGCTCGGCGGTGCTGAAGCGGCATGGGGTGCAAGAGTGCATTCTGCTAGTGACTCAGCGCATCACCAAGTACCCGGTGCTCATCAACCGCATCCTGCAGCATTCCCACG ggatggaggaggagcGCCAGGACCTGACCACGGCCCTGGGGCTGGTGAAGGAGCTGCTGTCCAACGTAGATCAGGATGTGCATGAGCTGGAGAAAGGGGCCCGCCTGCAGGAGATCTACAACCGCATGGACCCTCGGGCCCAGGCCCCGGTTCCTGGCAAGGGCCCCTTTGGCCGAGAGGAGCTCCTGCGGCGCAAGCTCATCCACGATGGTTGCCTGCTCTGGAAGACGGCGACCGGACGCTTCAAAG ATGTGCTCATGCTGCTGATGACAGATGTGCTGGTGTTTCTCCAAGAGAAGGACCAGAAGTACATCTTTCCTGTCCTG GACAAGCCCTCGGTGGTGTCACTGCAGAATCTCATCGTCCGGGACATCGCCAACCAGGAGAAAGGGATGTTTCTGATCAGTGCGGCACCCCCGGAGATGTACGAGGTCCACACGGCATCCCGGGATGACCGGAGCACCTGGATCCGCGTCATTCAGCAGAGTGTgcgagt ATGCCCATCCAGGGAGGACTTCCCCCTGAttgagacagaggatgaggcttACCTCCGACGTATCAAGA TGGAGCTGCAGCAGAAAGACCGGGCGCTGGTGGAGCTGCTGCAGGAGAAGGTTGGGCTATTTGCCGAGATGACCCACTTCCAGGTGGAAGAGGATGGCGGCAGCGGGTtgcccctgcccaccctgcccagggGCCTCTTCCGCTCTGAGTCCCTTGAATCCCCTCGTGGTGAGCGGCTACTGCAGGACGCCATCCGTGAAG TGGAGGGCCTGAAAGACCTGCTGGTAGGGGCTGGAGTGGAGCTGCTCTTGACACCCCGGGAACCATCCTTGCCTGTGGAACCAGATAGCGGTGGTAACACGAGTCCTGGAGTCACTGCCA TAGATGGTGAGGCCAGAACCTTCAATGGATCCATTGAGCTCTGCAGAGCCGACTCAGACTCCAGCCAGAAG GATCGAAATGGAAATCAGCTGAGATCTCCCCAGGAG gaagCATTGCAACGATTGGTCAATCTCTATGGACTTCTGCATGGCCTACAG GCGGCTGTGGCCCAGCAGGACACTTTGATGGAAGCCCGGTTCCCTGAGGGCCCCGAGCGGCGGGAGAAGCTGACCAGAGCCAATTCCCGGGATGGGGAGGCTGGCAGAGTCGGGGGTGTCCCTGCGGCTCCTGAAAAGCAGGCTACGGAACTGGCACTCCTGCAGCGGCAGCACGCGCTGTTGCAGGAGGAGCTGCGGCGCTGCCGGCGGCTCGGCGAGGAGCGTGCGACCGAGGCCGGCAGCCTAGAAGCCCGGCTCCGGGAGAGCGAGCAGGCCCGCGCCCTGCTGGAGCGGGAGGCTGAGGAGGCTCGCAGGCAGCTGGCCGCCTTGGGCCACACAGAACCCCCACTCGTGGCTGAGGCCCCCTGGGCCCGCCGGCCTCTGGATCCGCGGCGTCGGAGCCTCCCTGCTGGCGATGCCCTGTACTTGAGTTTCACACCCCCACAA CCCAGCCGAGGCCACGACCGCCTGGATTTGCCTGTGACTATTCGCTCCGTCCATCGACCCTTTGAGGATCGAGAGAGGCAGGAGCTGGGCAGCCCCGACGAACGGCTGCAAGATAGCAGTGACCCTGACACTGGCAGCGAAGAGGAGGGTAGCAGCCGTCTGTCTCCACCCCATAGTCCGCGAG ATTTCACCCGAATGCAGGACATCCCGGAAGAGACTGAGAGCCGAGATGGGGAGCCTGTAGCTTCCGAGAGCTAA
- the ARHGEF2 gene encoding rho guanine nucleotide exchange factor 2 isoform X4, whose amino-acid sequence MLSKSVSMSGINCFLGCSDPAGNLSQSSAADLSQSCSQLEGGSGTWAGSSLRRTLSFILGMTGKAKTREKEKMKEAKDARYTNGHLFTTISVSGMTMCYACNKSITAKEALICPTCNVTIHNRCKDTLANCTKVKQKQQKAALLKNNTALQSVSLRSKTTTRERPSSAIYPSDIRQSLLGSRRGRSSLSLAKSVSTTNIAGHFNDESPLGLRRILSQSTDSLNMRNRTLSVESLIDEGAEVIYNELMSDFEMDEKDFSADSWSLAVDSSFLQQHKKEVMKQQDVIYELIQTELHHVRTLKIMTRLFRTGMLEELQLEPAVVQGLFPCVDELTDIHTRFLSQLLDRRRQALCPGSTRNFVIHRLGDLLISQFSGPSAEQMRKTYSEFCSRHTKALKLYKELYARDKRFQQFIRKVTRSAVLKRHGVQECILLVTQRITKYPVLINRILQHSHGMEEERQDLTTALGLVKELLSNVDQDVHELEKGARLQEIYNRMDPRAQAPVPGKGPFGREELLRRKLIHDGCLLWKTATGRFKDVLMLLMTDVLVFLQEKDQKYIFPVLDKPSVVSLQNLIVRDIANQEKGMFLISAAPPEMYEVHTASRDDRSTWIRVIQQSVRVCPSREDFPLIETEDEAYLRRIKMELQQKDRALVELLQEKVGLFAEMTHFQVEEDGGSGLPLPTLPRGLFRSESLESPRGERLLQDAIREVEGLKDLLVGAGVELLLTPREPSLPVEPDSGGNTSPGVTAIDGEARTFNGSIELCRADSDSSQKDRNGNQLRSPQEEALQRLVNLYGLLHGLQAAVAQQDTLMEARFPEGPERREKLTRANSRDGEAGRVGGVPAAPEKQATELALLQRQHALLQEELRRCRRLGEERATEAGSLEARLRESEQARALLEREAEEARRQLAALGHTEPPLVAEAPWARRPLDPRRRSLPAGDALYLSFTPPQPSRGHDRLDLPVTIRSVHRPFEDRERQELGSPDERLQDSSDPDTGSEEEGSSRLSPPHSPRDFTRMQDIPEETESRDGEPVASES is encoded by the exons ATGCTTTCCAAGTCTGTATCCATGAGTGGCATCAATTGCTTCTTGGGCTGCTCAGACCCAGCTG GGAATTTGTCCCAGTCTTCTGCTGCTGACCTCAGCCAAAG cTGCAGCCAACTGGAAGGGGGCTCAGGTACCTGGGCAGGCTCCTCCCTGCGACGGACACTCAGCTTCATCTTGGGCATGACTGGGAAGGCCAAG ACCCGGGAAAAGGAGAAGATGAAGGAAGCCAAGGACGCCCGCTACACCAATGGGCACCTCTTCACCACCATCTCCGTTTCGGGCATGACCATGTGCTATGCCTGTAACAAGAGCATCACAGCCAAGGAAGCCCTCATCTGTCCAA CCTGCAATGTGACTATCCACAACCGCTGTAAAGACACCCTCGCCAACTGTACCAAGGTCAAGCAGAAG CAACAGAAAGCTGCCCTGCTGAAGAACAACACTGCCTTGCAGTCCGTCTCACTTCGCAGTAAGA CTACCACTCGGGAGCGGCCCAGCTCAGCCATCTACCCCTCCGACATCCGGCAGTCCCTGCTCGGCTCCCGCCGTGGCCGCTCCTCGTTGTCTTTAGCCAAAAGCGTCTCCACCACCAACATTGCTGG ACACTTCAATGACGAGTCTCCCCTGGGGCTGCGCCGGATCCTCTCACAGTCCACGGACTCCCTCAACATGCGGAACCGGACACTGTCGGTGGAGTCCCTCATCGACGAAG GTGCTGAGGTGATCTACAACGAGCTGATGAGTGACTTTGAGATGGATGAGAAGGACTTTTCAGCTGATTCCTGGAGCCTTGCGGTGGATAGCAGCTTCTTGCAGCAGCATAAAAAGGAGGTGATGAAGCAGCAGGATGTCATCTATG AGCTGATCCAGACAGAGCTACACCACGTGCGGACACTGAAGATCATGACCCGCCTCTTCCGCACGGGCATGCTGGAAGAGCTGCAGCTGGAGCCGGCAGTGGTCCAGGGCCTGTTCCCCTGTGTGGACGAGCTCACTGACATCCACACACGCTTCCTCAGCCAGCTGCTGGATCGCCGGCGCCAGGCCCTGTGCCCCGGCAGCACCCGGAACTTCGTCATCCATCGCTTGGGGGACCTACTCATCAGCCAG TTCTCAGGTCCCAGTGCAGAGCAGATGCGGAAGACCTACTCAGAATTCTGTAGCCGCCACACCAAGGCCTTAAAACTCTATAAGGAGCTGTATGCCCGAGACAAACGCTTCCAGCAGTTCATCCGG AAAGTGACCCGCTCGGCGGTGCTGAAGCGGCATGGGGTGCAAGAGTGCATTCTGCTAGTGACTCAGCGCATCACCAAGTACCCGGTGCTCATCAACCGCATCCTGCAGCATTCCCACG ggatggaggaggagcGCCAGGACCTGACCACGGCCCTGGGGCTGGTGAAGGAGCTGCTGTCCAACGTAGATCAGGATGTGCATGAGCTGGAGAAAGGGGCCCGCCTGCAGGAGATCTACAACCGCATGGACCCTCGGGCCCAGGCCCCGGTTCCTGGCAAGGGCCCCTTTGGCCGAGAGGAGCTCCTGCGGCGCAAGCTCATCCACGATGGTTGCCTGCTCTGGAAGACGGCGACCGGACGCTTCAAAG ATGTGCTCATGCTGCTGATGACAGATGTGCTGGTGTTTCTCCAAGAGAAGGACCAGAAGTACATCTTTCCTGTCCTG GACAAGCCCTCGGTGGTGTCACTGCAGAATCTCATCGTCCGGGACATCGCCAACCAGGAGAAAGGGATGTTTCTGATCAGTGCGGCACCCCCGGAGATGTACGAGGTCCACACGGCATCCCGGGATGACCGGAGCACCTGGATCCGCGTCATTCAGCAGAGTGTgcgagt ATGCCCATCCAGGGAGGACTTCCCCCTGAttgagacagaggatgaggcttACCTCCGACGTATCAAGA TGGAGCTGCAGCAGAAAGACCGGGCGCTGGTGGAGCTGCTGCAGGAGAAGGTTGGGCTATTTGCCGAGATGACCCACTTCCAGGTGGAAGAGGATGGCGGCAGCGGGTtgcccctgcccaccctgcccagggGCCTCTTCCGCTCTGAGTCCCTTGAATCCCCTCGTGGTGAGCGGCTACTGCAGGACGCCATCCGTGAAG TGGAGGGCCTGAAAGACCTGCTGGTAGGGGCTGGAGTGGAGCTGCTCTTGACACCCCGGGAACCATCCTTGCCTGTGGAACCAGATAGCGGTGGTAACACGAGTCCTGGAGTCACTGCCA TAGATGGTGAGGCCAGAACCTTCAATGGATCCATTGAGCTCTGCAGAGCCGACTCAGACTCCAGCCAGAAG GATCGAAATGGAAATCAGCTGAGATCTCCCCAGGAG gaagCATTGCAACGATTGGTCAATCTCTATGGACTTCTGCATGGCCTACAG GCGGCTGTGGCCCAGCAGGACACTTTGATGGAAGCCCGGTTCCCTGAGGGCCCCGAGCGGCGGGAGAAGCTGACCAGAGCCAATTCCCGGGATGGGGAGGCTGGCAGAGTCGGGGGTGTCCCTGCGGCTCCTGAAAAGCAGGCTACGGAACTGGCACTCCTGCAGCGGCAGCACGCGCTGTTGCAGGAGGAGCTGCGGCGCTGCCGGCGGCTCGGCGAGGAGCGTGCGACCGAGGCCGGCAGCCTAGAAGCCCGGCTCCGGGAGAGCGAGCAGGCCCGCGCCCTGCTGGAGCGGGAGGCTGAGGAGGCTCGCAGGCAGCTGGCCGCCTTGGGCCACACAGAACCCCCACTCGTGGCTGAGGCCCCCTGGGCCCGCCGGCCTCTGGATCCGCGGCGTCGGAGCCTCCCTGCTGGCGATGCCCTGTACTTGAGTTTCACACCCCCACAA CCCAGCCGAGGCCACGACCGCCTGGATTTGCCTGTGACTATTCGCTCCGTCCATCGACCCTTTGAGGATCGAGAGAGGCAGGAGCTGGGCAGCCCCGACGAACGGCTGCAAGATAGCAGTGACCCTGACACTGGCAGCGAAGAGGAGGGTAGCAGCCGTCTGTCTCCACCCCATAGTCCGCGAG ATTTCACCCGAATGCAGGACATCCCGGAAGAGACTGAGAGCCGAGATGGGGAGCCTGTAGCTTCCGAGAGCTAA